Proteins encoded by one window of uncultured Draconibacterium sp.:
- a CDS encoding C1 family peptidase — protein MKLLSMLAALLLLVTVVYAEGEKEDFTIVKEVEHTPVISQGRTGTCWSFATTSFLESEIMRKGFPETNLSEMFFVYYNYQNKAFQYLLYHGKNNFGEGSLSHDVLKVVADQGVMLYDDFPGIQKDGKYNHTALIKELRDETDKISKTKRGKIDVSDLKSFKPVLKSEIGKLPKEVEIENKEYSATELRDKFEINPDDYVELTSFSHHPFWKQCVVEVPDNWAHASYYNLPLDDLLDVMYYALNNGYSIAWDGDTSEKTFVHKNGKADVEKKLQGKVDQDARQKTFFDRTTTDDHLMHLVGLSKDAEGKDCFYTKNSWGADSNDYGGYLHMTEDYVRLKTIGIMVHKDAIPKKIKSKLKL, from the coding sequence ATGAAGTTATTGTCGATGTTAGCTGCGTTACTGCTGTTGGTCACAGTCGTTTATGCAGAGGGGGAGAAAGAAGATTTTACCATTGTTAAAGAAGTAGAACATACACCTGTTATTAGCCAGGGACGAACCGGAACATGCTGGAGTTTTGCTACCACCAGTTTCCTTGAATCGGAGATTATGCGCAAAGGATTTCCGGAAACCAATTTGTCGGAGATGTTTTTTGTGTATTACAATTACCAAAACAAAGCTTTTCAATATTTACTTTATCATGGTAAGAACAACTTTGGAGAAGGCAGCCTTTCGCACGATGTATTAAAAGTTGTGGCCGATCAGGGCGTGATGTTATACGATGACTTCCCGGGAATTCAAAAGGACGGGAAATACAATCATACGGCATTGATAAAAGAGTTACGCGATGAAACGGATAAAATTAGTAAAACAAAAAGAGGGAAAATAGATGTTTCGGACCTGAAGAGTTTTAAGCCGGTTTTAAAAAGCGAAATCGGGAAATTACCAAAGGAGGTTGAAATTGAAAATAAAGAATACTCAGCAACCGAACTACGCGATAAATTTGAAATCAATCCTGATGATTATGTGGAACTGACTTCTTTCAGTCATCACCCGTTTTGGAAGCAGTGTGTTGTTGAGGTGCCCGATAACTGGGCGCATGCATCTTATTACAATTTACCACTGGACGATTTGCTGGATGTAATGTATTATGCGCTGAACAATGGATACAGTATTGCGTGGGATGGCGACACCAGCGAAAAAACGTTTGTACATAAAAACGGGAAAGCTGATGTGGAGAAAAAACTACAGGGAAAAGTTGATCAGGATGCGCGCCAGAAAACATTTTTTGATCGCACAACCACCGACGATCATTTGATGCACCTGGTTGGTTTATCGAAAGATGCTGAAGGAAAAGACTGTTTCTATACCAAAAACTCATGGGGTGCCGATAGTAACGATTACGGTGGTTACCTGCATATGACCGAAGATTATGTACGCCTGAAAACCATCGGTATTATGGTACACAAAGATGCCATTCCGAAAAAAATTAAATCAAAACTAAAATTGTAA
- a CDS encoding MmcQ/YjbR family DNA-binding protein has protein sequence MNIEEIREYCLQKKGVTESFPFDETTLVFKVMNKMFCLLGLDDHRVSLKNDPDKNIQLRAQYPAIYEGYHLHKQMWNTIELNGTVPSTLLREMIDESYDLIVASLTKKLKEELKNL, from the coding sequence ATGAATATTGAAGAAATCCGCGAGTATTGCCTGCAGAAAAAAGGAGTTACCGAGAGTTTCCCTTTTGATGAAACGACTTTGGTCTTTAAGGTGATGAACAAGATGTTTTGTTTGCTGGGACTAGATGATCACCGGGTAAGTTTAAAGAATGATCCGGATAAAAATATTCAGCTACGTGCACAATATCCGGCCATTTACGAGGGCTATCATTTACACAAGCAAATGTGGAATACTATTGAGTTAAATGGAACGGTTCCATCAACATTACTTCGTGAAATGATTGATGAATCGTACGATCTGATTGTTGCGAGCCTCACAAAAAAGTTAAAAGAAGAATTAAAAAATTTATAA
- a CDS encoding YraN family protein, with product MVSTRELGDIAEGLAQDYLQKLGYEIKATNWYHGHLELDIVAQDDDELVIVEVKARSGLRYEHPSEAVTNTKMKRIVEAADAYIIEHKSELDTRFDVITVIFFQQGHELEHFKDAFYPMM from the coding sequence ATGGTATCAACACGCGAATTGGGTGATATAGCAGAGGGTCTGGCGCAGGATTATCTCCAAAAGCTGGGTTACGAGATTAAAGCCACGAACTGGTATCATGGACATTTGGAATTGGATATTGTGGCGCAGGATGACGACGAACTGGTAATTGTTGAGGTAAAAGCTCGCTCGGGATTACGTTACGAGCACCCATCGGAAGCAGTTACCAACACCAAAATGAAACGTATTGTTGAGGCTGCCGACGCCTACATTATTGAACATAAAAGCGAACTCGACACCCGATTTGATGTAATTACCGTTATTTTCTTTCAGCAAGGCCACGAGCTGGAGCATTTTAAAGATGCTTTCTATCCAATGATGTGA
- a CDS encoding LD-carboxypeptidase, which produces MIALQPIKPGSTIRIVSPAGKIEEKHVMPAVNWLEKQGYNVKLGEHVFAQYYQFAGTDEQRAADVQEALDDPDCNAIICSRGGYGTVRIIDRLDFTNFLNKPKWLVGFSDITILHSRLHTLSVPTLHGVMPRYFFDEAGEPREDLTSMMTLIKGEGITYNVESTEFDRKGKAKAQLVGGNLSIITSLHGTKYDIDTDGKILFVEDIDEFLYHTDRMMHQLKLSGKLDNLAGLILGDFTDMKDNESPFGQTVHEIIEKAVKDFDYPVCYGFPGGHDKKNLALAFGREWELEVGEEGTRLRLV; this is translated from the coding sequence ATGATTGCACTACAACCCATAAAGCCCGGCTCAACTATTAGAATTGTTTCTCCGGCCGGAAAAATAGAAGAAAAACATGTGATGCCTGCCGTAAACTGGTTGGAAAAACAAGGTTACAACGTAAAATTGGGAGAACATGTTTTTGCCCAATATTACCAGTTTGCCGGAACCGACGAACAACGTGCCGCCGATGTGCAGGAAGCACTTGACGATCCCGATTGCAACGCGATAATTTGTTCGCGAGGTGGTTATGGAACGGTGCGTATTATCGACCGGCTCGACTTTACAAACTTTCTCAATAAACCAAAGTGGCTGGTAGGTTTTAGCGACATTACCATTTTGCATTCGCGTTTACACACTTTGAGTGTTCCAACGCTTCATGGTGTGATGCCGCGCTACTTTTTTGATGAGGCAGGAGAACCGCGTGAAGATCTGACTTCGATGATGACGCTGATAAAAGGTGAGGGGATCACTTATAATGTGGAGTCAACAGAATTTGACAGAAAAGGGAAAGCAAAAGCTCAATTGGTTGGAGGAAATTTATCGATAATAACCAGTTTGCACGGAACAAAATATGACATTGATACGGATGGGAAAATACTTTTTGTCGAAGATATTGATGAGTTTTTATACCATACCGATCGAATGATGCATCAATTAAAATTAAGTGGTAAATTGGATAATCTTGCCGGACTAATTTTAGGCGATTTTACCGACATGAAGGACAATGAATCGCCTTTCGGGCAAACAGTTCATGAGATTATTGAAAAGGCGGTAAAAGATTTTGATTATCCGGTGTGTTACGGATTTCCGGGTGGTCATGATAAAAAGAATTTGGCTTTGGCATTCGGGCGGGAATGGGAACTGGAAGTTGGAGAAGAAGGAACGAGGCTGAGATTGGTGTAG
- a CDS encoding HAD hydrolase-like protein — translation MAQFSHIIFDLDGTLTDNTQGIKSSLKYALEQMQVDGYHENILDTFIGPPLQWGFSTQFGMNERDTKLAVDYFREYYGEHGWHQNDPYDGIMELLAELDAQGKRMYVATAKLEKYANKIIEHFEMDRYIIQLKGADYHAKKATKNKIIADVLTMQQLVPSEEIVMVGDTVYDIEGGNENEISTIAVGYGFGKEEDLRAANPNFFAEDVEELFEILAG, via the coding sequence ATGGCACAATTTTCACACATCATATTCGATCTCGACGGAACATTAACCGATAATACGCAGGGCATAAAAAGTTCATTGAAATATGCCCTTGAACAAATGCAGGTTGATGGCTATCACGAAAATATTCTGGATACATTTATCGGACCGCCGCTGCAATGGGGTTTTAGCACCCAGTTTGGAATGAACGAACGAGATACTAAACTGGCTGTGGACTATTTTCGCGAATATTATGGCGAACACGGCTGGCATCAAAATGATCCGTACGATGGAATTATGGAATTGTTGGCCGAGCTGGATGCACAGGGAAAAAGAATGTATGTGGCCACTGCAAAACTGGAAAAGTATGCCAATAAAATTATCGAACATTTTGAAATGGATCGTTACATTATTCAGCTAAAGGGTGCGGATTACCATGCAAAAAAGGCCACTAAAAACAAGATCATCGCCGACGTGCTGACCATGCAACAACTGGTTCCGTCGGAAGAAATTGTAATGGTTGGCGATACGGTTTACGACATTGAAGGTGGCAATGAAAATGAAATTTCAACCATTGCTGTGGGCTACGGTTTTGGAAAAGAGGAAGATTTGCGTGCTGCTAATCCCAATTTTTTTGCCGAAGATGTGGAAGAGTTGTTCGAGATTTTAGCGGGGTAA
- the metG gene encoding methionine--tRNA ligase, producing the protein MSKFKRTLITTALPYANGPIHIGHLAGVYVPADIYARYLRLKKEDVIMIGGSDEHGVPITLKAKNEGITPQDVVDRYHGIIKESFEKFGISFDVYSRTSSPVHHETAAEFFKKLYDEGKFVEKTSEQYFDEANNQFLADRYIIGTCPKCSFEKAYGDQCESCGTSLSPTELINPTSTISGNQPVLKETTHWYLPLDQYEPWLKEWILEGHKEWKTNVYGQCKSWIDSGLMPRAVTRDLDWGVPVPVEGVEGKVLYVWFDAPIGYISATKELTEDWETYWKDPETRMLHFIGKDNIVFHCIIFPSMLKAEGTFNLPENVPANEFLNLENDKISTSRNWAVWLHEYLEEFPGKEDVLKYVLTANAPETKDNDFTWKDFQNRNNNELVAVLGNFVNRALVLTQKYYDGEVPARGELSEHDKETLAEIAKIKGEVEKSIDSFRIRESLKNAMDLARLGNKYLADEEPWKVVKTDAERVKTIMNICLQITANLTICLEPFLPFSMDKLRGFLNLEKMDWEKLGETDLLPTGHKVNKPELLFEKIEDKVIEAQLQKLADTKKANEMAEATAAPAKENIEFDDFVKMDVRAGTVIECEKVAKTKKLLKLKIDTGIDQRTVVSGIAEYYQPEELIGKQVSILVNLAPKKLRGIESQGMILCAENADGSLSIVSPDKAVKNGSEIR; encoded by the coding sequence ATGAGTAAGTTCAAACGTACGCTAATAACAACAGCACTACCTTATGCCAACGGCCCGATTCACATCGGTCACCTTGCCGGAGTTTATGTTCCTGCCGATATTTATGCCCGTTACCTCCGCCTGAAAAAGGAGGATGTAATTATGATCGGGGGTTCTGACGAACATGGTGTTCCAATTACGCTGAAGGCTAAAAACGAAGGTATTACACCGCAGGATGTGGTAGACCGCTATCACGGAATTATTAAGGAATCGTTCGAGAAATTTGGTATTTCGTTTGACGTTTACTCACGTACAAGCTCGCCCGTTCATCACGAAACGGCTGCCGAGTTTTTCAAGAAATTGTACGACGAAGGTAAGTTTGTAGAAAAAACATCGGAGCAATATTTCGACGAAGCCAACAACCAGTTTTTGGCCGACCGTTACATTATTGGAACCTGCCCGAAATGTAGTTTTGAAAAAGCTTACGGTGACCAGTGCGAAAGCTGCGGAACTTCGTTAAGCCCCACAGAGCTGATCAATCCAACTTCAACAATTAGTGGAAACCAGCCGGTTTTAAAAGAAACCACACACTGGTACCTGCCACTAGACCAATACGAACCATGGTTGAAAGAGTGGATTTTAGAAGGTCATAAAGAATGGAAAACCAACGTTTACGGACAGTGTAAATCATGGATCGACAGTGGTTTAATGCCACGTGCCGTAACCCGCGACCTCGACTGGGGTGTGCCTGTTCCGGTTGAGGGCGTTGAAGGAAAAGTGTTGTACGTTTGGTTCGATGCGCCGATCGGTTATATTTCGGCAACAAAAGAACTGACCGAAGACTGGGAAACTTATTGGAAAGATCCGGAAACGCGCATGTTGCACTTCATCGGGAAAGACAATATTGTTTTCCACTGTATCATTTTCCCAAGTATGTTGAAGGCTGAAGGAACATTCAACTTACCTGAAAATGTGCCTGCCAACGAATTCCTGAACCTGGAGAATGATAAAATTTCTACTTCAAGAAACTGGGCGGTGTGGTTGCACGAATACCTGGAAGAATTCCCGGGAAAAGAAGATGTGCTGAAATATGTATTGACTGCCAACGCGCCGGAAACAAAAGATAACGATTTTACCTGGAAAGATTTCCAGAACCGCAACAACAACGAGCTGGTAGCCGTGCTCGGAAACTTTGTAAACCGCGCACTGGTACTTACGCAGAAATATTACGATGGCGAAGTTCCTGCCCGTGGAGAATTAAGTGAGCACGACAAAGAAACGCTGGCTGAGATCGCAAAAATTAAAGGCGAGGTTGAAAAGAGTATCGACAGTTTCCGTATTCGCGAGTCGTTGAAAAACGCCATGGATCTGGCACGTTTGGGTAACAAATACCTGGCCGACGAAGAGCCTTGGAAAGTGGTAAAAACAGATGCTGAGCGTGTAAAAACAATCATGAATATTTGCTTGCAAATTACAGCCAACCTTACCATTTGTCTGGAGCCGTTCTTGCCATTTAGCATGGATAAACTGCGTGGCTTCCTGAATTTGGAAAAAATGGATTGGGAGAAACTGGGCGAAACGGATTTATTGCCAACCGGACATAAAGTGAATAAGCCTGAATTGCTTTTCGAAAAAATCGAGGATAAAGTAATTGAGGCGCAGTTGCAAAAATTGGCAGACACCAAAAAAGCCAACGAAATGGCAGAGGCTACTGCTGCGCCTGCAAAAGAGAATATCGAATTCGATGATTTTGTAAAAATGGATGTTCGTGCCGGAACAGTGATTGAATGTGAAAAAGTAGCCAAAACCAAAAAGCTGCTGAAATTGAAAATCGATACTGGAATTGACCAGCGAACTGTTGTTTCGGGAATTGCCGAATACTACCAACCGGAAGAATTAATCGGAAAACAGGTTTCTATTTTGGTAAACCTAGCACCGAAAAAATTGCGTGGTATTGAGTCGCAGGGAATGATCCTTTGTGCTGAAAATGCTGATGGTTCATTGTCGATTGTTTCGCCGGATAAGGCTGTTAAAAACGGATCGGAAATTCGATAA
- a CDS encoding fasciclin domain-containing protein has product MKTVKQIFSIALVAVMTFGLTLNSEAKVADDTSSSTVVEIAVSNPDFSILVEAVTKADLAGALSADGPFTVFAPTNDAFNALFADLGVDGVGDLTAEQLTPILTYHVVSGKVMSTDLSNTSVETLNGKKIKIDLSDNVKINDSKVIAADIDGKNGVIHVIDKVLIPAEKSGDCN; this is encoded by the coding sequence ATGAAAACAGTAAAACAAATTTTTTCGATTGCCCTGGTGGCAGTAATGACTTTCGGTTTAACATTAAATTCAGAAGCAAAAGTAGCTGACGATACATCATCATCAACAGTAGTAGAAATTGCAGTTTCAAACCCGGATTTCTCGATTTTGGTTGAAGCAGTAACAAAAGCCGATTTGGCAGGAGCCTTGAGTGCTGATGGTCCGTTTACGGTATTTGCACCAACCAACGATGCATTTAATGCACTGTTCGCCGATTTAGGAGTTGACGGAGTTGGAGACTTGACAGCTGAGCAGTTGACACCAATTTTAACTTACCACGTTGTGTCGGGCAAAGTAATGTCGACCGACCTGTCAAATACTTCGGTTGAAACATTAAATGGTAAGAAAATTAAAATCGACTTATCAGACAATGTAAAGATTAACGATAGCAAAGTAATTGCTGCTGATATTGACGGGAAAAACGGAGTGATACACGTAATCGACAAAGTGCTTATTCCTGCTGAAAAATCGGGTGATTGCAACTAG
- a CDS encoding fasciclin domain-containing protein: MKTIEIFKKTKIRFSLIPVLLLAMVIGFTSCSDDDDDVPMPDPEMEQTIVDVAAEAGSFNVLIQAAQKAGLADFLSSEQNITVFAPTDDAFAALLTDLGASSLDDLDAATLAAVLKYHVVGDLAYSNNLTSGAVATLNTDSPDETPLSLLVSVDGGVMINDASVTAADVMASNGVIHVIDKVLLPPTVVDLATYSEDFTSLVSAVVKADLAGALSAEGPFTVFAPTNDAFAALFAALEISGLDDVAVEDLTSILTYHVVGDNVLSTELSAGTVAAISGEEFEVAIDGDVTLNGTIKVVATDIQGTNGVIHVIDAVLVPEMQKSNTIADIAVANSEFSILVEALMKADLVGAVADSEAELTVFAPTNDAFAALLSDLGATSLDDIPVETLTNILLYHVVGSKAMSTDLASGYFPTLATFSSNNISMYINVGDGVSINGSTMVTTPDIEADNGVIHVVDKVILPPSVVNIAIDNENFSTLVSAVVKAGLVEALSGEGPFTVFAPTNAAFDALFAELGVSGIDDLTAEQLIPILTYHVVSGNVLSTDLSSGEVPTLNEGSNITVDLSSGVMINESNVVAADVQGANGVVHVIDKVLLP, encoded by the coding sequence ATGAAAACGATTGAAATTTTTAAGAAGACAAAAATCCGGTTTAGTTTAATACCGGTCTTATTATTGGCAATGGTAATTGGTTTTACCTCGTGTAGTGATGACGACGATGACGTACCAATGCCGGATCCAGAAATGGAACAAACTATTGTAGATGTAGCTGCTGAGGCAGGTTCATTTAATGTATTGATTCAGGCAGCGCAAAAAGCAGGCCTGGCAGATTTTTTAAGCAGTGAGCAAAACATTACCGTTTTTGCACCAACCGACGATGCATTTGCAGCCTTATTAACCGATTTGGGAGCAAGCAGTCTCGATGATTTAGACGCAGCAACCTTAGCAGCAGTTCTGAAGTATCATGTTGTTGGTGATTTAGCTTATTCGAACAACCTTACGTCGGGTGCAGTCGCAACCTTAAATACTGATTCGCCGGATGAAACTCCACTTTCACTTCTGGTCAGTGTTGATGGTGGTGTGATGATTAACGACGCCAGTGTAACCGCTGCCGATGTAATGGCTTCAAACGGTGTAATTCACGTTATCGATAAGGTTTTATTGCCACCAACAGTTGTCGACCTGGCCACTTATTCAGAGGATTTCACTTCGTTGGTAAGTGCGGTTGTTAAGGCCGATTTGGCAGGTGCTTTAAGTGCCGAAGGACCGTTCACCGTATTTGCGCCGACAAACGATGCTTTTGCAGCGCTTTTTGCAGCACTCGAAATTTCGGGGTTGGATGATGTAGCAGTTGAAGATTTAACGTCGATATTAACTTATCACGTTGTTGGCGATAATGTATTGTCGACTGAACTGTCAGCTGGAACTGTCGCTGCCATTTCGGGAGAGGAATTTGAAGTAGCTATTGATGGAGATGTAACACTCAACGGAACGATTAAAGTGGTTGCTACCGATATACAGGGAACAAATGGTGTAATTCATGTTATTGATGCCGTTTTGGTTCCTGAAATGCAAAAGTCGAATACCATAGCTGATATTGCTGTGGCCAATTCGGAGTTTTCGATTCTGGTTGAGGCGCTAATGAAAGCAGACTTGGTAGGTGCTGTTGCGGATAGTGAGGCAGAGTTGACTGTTTTTGCGCCAACTAACGATGCTTTCGCTGCGCTTCTTTCAGACTTGGGTGCTACTTCGCTCGATGACATTCCGGTTGAAACACTAACAAACATTTTGTTGTACCACGTGGTTGGGAGCAAAGCGATGTCAACCGACCTGGCGTCAGGATATTTCCCAACACTGGCAACATTTAGTAGCAACAACATCTCAATGTACATTAACGTTGGAGACGGTGTTTCCATTAACGGAAGCACAATGGTTACCACACCCGACATTGAAGCCGACAACGGTGTAATACACGTAGTTGATAAGGTGATTCTTCCACCATCAGTAGTGAATATTGCTATTGATAACGAAAACTTTAGCACATTGGTTAGTGCTGTTGTAAAAGCAGGTTTGGTAGAAGCTTTGAGTGGTGAGGGACCGTTCACCGTATTTGCTCCAACTAATGCCGCTTTCGATGCACTGTTTGCCGAGTTGGGAGTTTCAGGAATTGACGATTTGACTGCTGAGCAATTGATTCCAATTTTAACTTACCATGTGGTTTCAGGAAATGTACTTTCAACTGATCTGTCAAGTGGAGAAGTACCAACCCTAAACGAGGGAAGTAATATTACCGTAGATCTTTCATCAGGAGTAATGATTAACGAAAGTAACGTAGTAGCAGCCGACGTGCAGGGAGCCAACGGTGTGGTTCATGTGATTGATAAGGTGTTGCTGCCGTAA
- a CDS encoding cytochrome c3 family protein translates to MKLKKIQKIQLPLLLLGLFISCYSCSSQLSDTDNRDQDINNSTEEITLKSNTTEIAVEAPPLTDGIFPCNDCHSEIEPNPERRELVDMHDDITAMFNHDSENRWCLDCHDLNNRDSLRLASGQLLDFKESYKLCGQCHGLKLRDWKVGVHGKRTGEWNGKKEYLLCVHCHNPHAPKFELLTPEPPPVMQESISYINLKANDDETE, encoded by the coding sequence ATGAAGCTTAAAAAAATTCAGAAAATCCAATTGCCCCTCCTGCTTTTGGGATTGTTTATTTCCTGTTACAGTTGTTCAAGCCAACTATCAGATACCGACAATCGCGATCAGGATATAAATAATTCGACAGAAGAAATTACACTTAAATCTAATACTACTGAAATTGCTGTTGAAGCTCCTCCGCTAACCGATGGCATTTTTCCGTGTAACGATTGCCACTCGGAAATAGAGCCCAACCCGGAGAGAAGAGAACTGGTTGATATGCACGATGATATTACTGCAATGTTTAACCACGACAGCGAAAACCGATGGTGTTTAGACTGCCATGACCTAAACAACCGTGACTCGCTTCGTTTGGCCAGCGGACAATTATTGGATTTTAAAGAATCGTACAAATTGTGCGGGCAGTGCCACGGATTAAAACTTCGCGACTGGAAAGTGGGAGTTCACGGCAAAAGAACCGGCGAATGGAACGGGAAAAAGGAATATTTGCTTTGTGTGCATTGTCATAATCCGCATGCGCCAAAATTTGAGCTACTAACACCTGAGCCCCCTCCGGTAATGCAGGAGAGTATTAGCTACATAAACCTTAAAGCGAATGACGATGAAACAGAATAA
- a CDS encoding 4Fe-4S dicluster domain-containing protein, producing MKQNKSRRSFLKNISLASMAALTATGCNMKELEEFFQRNFRTLSDSEKEDIIKNLEQKYKAKYDKEFQVSAQPAMEQVEFAYALDLSRCVGCRKCVYACVDENNQSRSPQIHWIQVLQMEKEKGVDFAHSDVHYNPEKVPEKGHFYLPVACQQCRTPQCTTVCPVKATWQEPDGIVVIDYNWCIGCRYCMAACPYGARHFNWGEPEIPEEDLNTDMHYLGNRPRVKGVVEKCTFCIQRVRKGKYPSCVEVCPVGARKFGNLLDPESEIRYILENKRVLVLKEELNTQPRFYYFFGV from the coding sequence ATGAAACAGAATAAATCAAGAAGATCCTTCCTGAAAAATATATCCCTGGCTTCAATGGCTGCACTTACTGCTACCGGCTGCAATATGAAGGAACTGGAGGAATTTTTCCAGCGAAACTTCAGAACTTTGTCTGACAGTGAAAAGGAAGACATTATAAAAAACCTGGAGCAGAAGTACAAAGCCAAATATGACAAAGAGTTTCAGGTTTCGGCACAACCGGCAATGGAACAGGTTGAATTTGCTTATGCACTCGACTTATCGAGATGTGTTGGATGCCGTAAGTGCGTTTATGCTTGTGTCGATGAAAACAACCAATCACGATCTCCACAAATTCACTGGATCCAGGTGCTGCAGATGGAAAAGGAAAAAGGAGTTGATTTTGCCCACTCCGATGTGCATTACAATCCGGAGAAAGTTCCTGAAAAAGGCCACTTTTATTTACCTGTTGCCTGTCAGCAATGCCGTACTCCACAGTGCACAACGGTTTGCCCGGTAAAAGCAACCTGGCAGGAGCCCGACGGAATTGTAGTAATCGACTATAACTGGTGTATCGGTTGCCGCTATTGTATGGCAGCCTGCCCGTACGGAGCACGGCACTTTAACTGGGGCGAACCGGAAATTCCGGAAGAAGATCTGAATACCGACATGCACTATTTAGGAAACCGACCACGGGTAAAAGGAGTAGTTGAAAAATGTACTTTCTGCATTCAGCGCGTACGAAAAGGGAAATATCCATCGTGCGTTGAGGTTTGCCCGGTTGGAGCCCGCAAATTCGGTAATCTGCTCGATCCGGAAAGTGAGATCAGGTACATACTCGAAAACAAACGGGTACTGGTGCTTAAAGAAGAGTTGAACACGCAACCGCGGTTTTATTATTTCTTCGGTGTTTAA
- the nrfD gene encoding NrfD/PsrC family molybdoenzyme membrane anchor subunit gives MNFIRFINGSIKLIPRGSKTYYAWLFFLVALALWGAFGYADQLNDGLITTNMRDSVSWAFYIGNFTFLVGIAAAAIMLVIPAYIYNWKPIKEIVIFGELLAVCAVIMCIAFIVVDIGNPLRFWHMLPLVGTMNFPYSMLSWDFFFLLAYLIINLTVVTHLLYSIFYKKEYNKKMVYIIVLISIPMAVGIHTVTAFLYNALPARPFWNSALLAPRFLASAFCSGPAILIILFQILRKITKFEIQDKAIWTIAELMVYAMFIYLFFTIAELFKEFYSGTEHLLYWKYLLFGIGDSKEIVPYSWSSITMGFIAFVLFLIPKTRKNFVTLNIGAVLIYASVYVEKGIALIIPGFTPDVLGQIYVYTPSMTEIRTAAMIFSLGFLLFTFLVKIAIAIVFENYRISDISKKEKHLIREMPTT, from the coding sequence ATGAATTTTATTCGCTTTATAAATGGTAGTATCAAATTAATCCCCAGAGGTTCCAAAACTTATTACGCCTGGTTGTTCTTTCTTGTTGCACTGGCACTTTGGGGAGCATTCGGTTATGCCGATCAGCTGAACGACGGACTGATCACAACAAACATGCGCGATTCTGTTTCGTGGGCATTTTACATCGGCAACTTCACCTTTCTGGTGGGAATTGCAGCGGCGGCAATTATGCTGGTAATTCCGGCATATATTTACAACTGGAAACCCATTAAAGAAATTGTAATTTTTGGCGAACTTCTGGCTGTTTGCGCAGTAATTATGTGCATTGCGTTTATTGTTGTCGACATTGGAAATCCATTGCGATTCTGGCACATGCTACCACTGGTAGGAACTATGAATTTTCCCTACTCCATGCTGTCGTGGGACTTTTTCTTTCTGCTGGCCTATCTCATTATTAACCTCACTGTTGTTACCCATTTATTGTATTCCATTTTTTACAAAAAAGAATACAATAAAAAAATGGTATATATTATCGTGCTGATAAGTATTCCAATGGCCGTTGGAATTCATACCGTAACTGCATTTTTATACAATGCCCTACCCGCCCGTCCGTTTTGGAACAGTGCCTTGCTGGCGCCACGGTTTTTAGCTTCTGCTTTCTGTTCGGGGCCGGCCATACTTATCATACTCTTTCAGATACTTCGTAAAATCACCAAATTTGAAATACAGGACAAAGCGATCTGGACCATTGCCGAATTGATGGTTTATGCCATGTTTATCTATTTGTTTTTTACGATTGCCGAGCTTTTTAAAGAATTCTATTCGGGTACCGAACACCTGTTGTATTGGAAATACCTGCTTTTCGGAATTGGCGACTCGAAAGAAATTGTGCCTTACAGCTGGTCTTCCATAACAATGGGATTTATTGCCTTTGTTCTCTTCCTGATTCCCAAAACCCGTAAAAACTTTGTAACGCTAAACATTGGAGCTGTGCTGATTTACGCCAGTGTTTACGTTGAAAAAGGAATTGCCTTAATTATCCCCGGCTTTACGCCCGATGTTTTGGGCCAGATCTACGTTTACACACCATCGATGACTGAAATAAGAACGGCGGCAATGATCTTCTCGCTGGGATTTTTACTTTTCACGTTCCTGGTAAAAATTGCCATTGCCATTGTTTTTGAGAATTACAGGATATCCGACATCAGCAAAAAAGAAAAACATTTAATTCGCGAAATGCCAACAACCTAA